Proteins found in one Chitinophagales bacterium genomic segment:
- a CDS encoding glutamine synthetase family protein — MTLEEIISKIKDSEHNKVKVAVSDLEGILCGKFMHKEKFLSALEGGFGFCNVVFGWDTDDELYENSKITGWHSGYPDVEARIDPQTYRHIPWDNDVPFFLADFSREAEEDWAACPRSLLKRVRKKAYSMGYKPVFSQEFEWFNFEESPQSLEQKDYRNPKPMTPGMFGYSILRSSLKSEFFNDLFDLMEKFDVPLEGLHTETGPGVYEAAIRYGEILESADRAVLFKTGVKEIAYRHGIMASFMAKWNAELPGCSGHVHQSLWDEKGEQNLFYNEENEGISALMESFMAGQLACLPYILPMIAPTINSYKRLVEGAWAPTTLTWAKDNRTVALRTIPAGPKATRLENRVVGSDTNPYLAMSACLASGLYGIEQNLKLDSPETVGNGYKDMGSGKLPATLKEATAAMKNSEIPGLLFGEAFADHFVRTREWECQKFEQHVTDWELKRYFEII; from the coding sequence ATGACTTTAGAAGAAATCATCTCGAAAATAAAGGACAGCGAACACAACAAAGTGAAAGTTGCCGTGAGCGACCTGGAAGGCATTCTTTGCGGAAAATTCATGCACAAGGAAAAATTCCTTTCGGCTTTGGAAGGAGGCTTTGGCTTTTGCAATGTGGTTTTCGGTTGGGATACCGATGATGAATTGTATGAAAATTCCAAGATTACGGGCTGGCACAGCGGCTACCCCGATGTGGAGGCGCGCATCGATCCGCAGACTTATCGGCATATTCCCTGGGACAATGATGTGCCATTTTTCTTGGCAGATTTCAGTCGCGAGGCAGAAGAAGATTGGGCAGCTTGTCCGCGCAGTTTACTGAAAAGGGTCCGCAAGAAAGCATATTCCATGGGCTACAAACCCGTTTTTTCACAAGAGTTTGAATGGTTCAATTTTGAGGAAAGCCCTCAGAGTTTGGAGCAAAAGGATTACCGAAATCCCAAACCCATGACGCCCGGCATGTTTGGTTACTCTATTTTGAGATCTTCTTTGAAAAGCGAATTTTTCAACGACCTGTTTGATTTGATGGAAAAATTCGATGTGCCATTGGAAGGCCTGCATACCGAAACTGGCCCTGGGGTTTATGAAGCGGCCATTCGCTATGGTGAAATTCTGGAGTCTGCTGACCGAGCCGTGCTGTTTAAAACTGGGGTAAAGGAAATCGCTTACCGGCATGGGATCATGGCAAGCTTTATGGCCAAGTGGAATGCGGAATTGCCCGGCTGTAGCGGTCATGTGCATCAAAGTCTTTGGGACGAAAAAGGGGAGCAAAATCTTTTCTACAATGAAGAAAACGAAGGCATTAGTGCCTTGATGGAAAGTTTTATGGCGGGTCAATTGGCTTGTTTGCCTTATATTTTGCCCATGATTGCGCCTACCATCAATAGCTATAAAAGATTGGTGGAAGGAGCCTGGGCACCCACTACATTGACCTGGGCCAAGGACAATCGAACGGTTGCATTGCGCACCATTCCTGCAGGTCCCAAAGCCACGAGATTGGAAAACAGAGTGGTGGGTTCAGATACCAATCCCTATTTGGCGATGTCGGCCTGTTTGGCTTCCGGCCTTTATGGTATTGAACAAAACTTAAAACTCGATTCACCAGAAACCGTAGGCAATGGCTACAAAGATATGGGGTCGGGGAAATTGCCCGCAACATTAAAGGAAGCTACTGCCGCCATGAAAAACTCGGAAATTCCAGGACTCTTGTTTGGTGAAGCTTTTGCCGATCATTTTGTGCGCACACGGGAGTGGGAATGCCAAAAATTTGAGCAGCACGTAACAGATTGGGAGTTGAAAAGGTATTTTGAGATTATTTAA
- a CDS encoding type II toxin-antitoxin system RelE/ParE family toxin: MPEYEVQLTGKARKQLDKLSDNIADPIIEAIDHLAENPRPRSCKKLKGRAAYRIRKGKYRVIYEIKDKQLIVIVIAVGLRKDIYR; encoded by the coding sequence ATGCCTGAATATGAGGTACAGCTTACTGGAAAAGCCAGAAAGCAACTGGATAAACTATCAGATAATATTGCTGATCCAATAATAGAAGCCATTGATCATTTAGCTGAAAATCCTCGACCAAGATCCTGTAAAAAACTTAAAGGGAGAGCAGCTTATAGAATTCGCAAAGGAAAGTACCGTGTTATTTATGAAATAAAGGACAAGCAACTAATCGTAATTGTTATTGCTGTTGGACTTCGAAAAGATATTTATAGGTAA
- a CDS encoding DUF4290 domain-containing protein, with the protein MQWHTTPKTLLNFEANNLKQMKYNTTRNQLVFKEYGRNVQRMIEHITTMEDSEKKKELALAIIDLLGQMNPHLKNVDDFKHKLWDHLYMMSDYKLDVDDAPYPAPPRLEDQPKPKHPGYPKHKIKLRHYGKNVESLIEKAKEFDDEEKKKAFAEVIGNYMKLVYQNWNKENVNDQIIMEDIQKLSGNKLELTEDSNLDTLAKSNRSKRKPYSGKKRSNNPRSNNKRNRRK; encoded by the coding sequence ATGCAATGGCATACCACTCCAAAAACTTTGCTTAACTTTGAAGCCAATAATTTAAAACAGATGAAATACAATACCACCAGAAACCAATTGGTTTTTAAAGAATACGGCAGGAATGTGCAGCGCATGATTGAGCACATTACCACCATGGAAGATTCCGAAAAGAAAAAAGAATTGGCACTGGCCATTATAGATTTACTTGGGCAAATGAATCCGCACTTGAAAAATGTGGACGATTTCAAACACAAATTGTGGGATCACCTCTACATGATGTCGGACTACAAACTGGATGTAGATGACGCACCCTATCCCGCTCCACCAAGATTAGAGGATCAGCCCAAACCAAAACATCCCGGTTATCCAAAGCACAAAATCAAATTGCGCCACTACGGCAAAAATGTGGAATCGCTGATAGAAAAAGCCAAGGAATTTGATGATGAGGAAAAGAAAAAGGCTTTTGCAGAAGTGATTGGCAATTACATGAAATTGGTTTATCAAAACTGGAACAAGGAAAATGTGAATGACCAAATCATAATGGAAGACATTCAAAAGCTTTCCGGCAATAAATTGGAATTGACTGAAGATTCCAATTTAGACACATTGGCAAAATCCAATAGAAGCAAGCGTAAACCATACTCTGGCAAGAAAAGAAGCAATAACCCCCGCAGCAATAACAAAAGAAATCGCAGGAAATAG
- the murA gene encoding UDP-N-acetylglucosamine 1-carboxyvinyltransferase: MDTFEVKGGKKLSGSITPQGAKNEALQVICAVLLTKEKVKISNIPDIRDVNLLIEILGELGVSIEKENEHTYIFQADNVDLKYLQSNTFKKKGGGLRGSIMIVGPLLARFKKAYMPRPGGDKIGRRRLDTHFIGFENLGAKFTFDPEDNFYSAEAKNMQGTYMLLDEASVTGTANIVMAASMAKDKTTIYNAACEPYLQQLCNMLNRMGAKISGIGSNLLTIEGVNELGGTDHRLLPDMIEIGSFIGLAAMTGSEITIKDVQVEHLGMIPTVFRKLGIQLNIEKDNIHIPAQEHYEIQTFIDGSVMTIADAPWPGFTPDLLSIVLVVATQARGTVLIHQKMFESRLFFVDKLIDMGAQIILCDPHRASVVGLDKAYPLRGISMSSPDIRAGVSLLIAALSAKGTSHIHNINQIDRGYQNIDQRLNALGASIKRV; this comes from the coding sequence GTGGATACTTTTGAAGTAAAAGGCGGTAAAAAACTAAGCGGTAGCATTACACCACAAGGCGCAAAGAATGAAGCCCTACAAGTGATTTGTGCCGTATTGCTCACCAAAGAAAAAGTAAAAATTTCCAATATTCCCGATATCCGGGATGTCAATCTTTTGATTGAAATACTTGGCGAACTCGGTGTCAGTATTGAAAAGGAAAACGAACACACTTATATTTTTCAGGCCGATAATGTTGACCTAAAATATTTGCAATCCAATACTTTTAAGAAAAAAGGCGGTGGATTGCGCGGTTCCATCATGATAGTAGGGCCATTGTTGGCGCGCTTTAAGAAAGCATATATGCCACGTCCGGGTGGAGATAAAATCGGTAGAAGACGATTGGATACCCACTTTATTGGCTTTGAAAATCTCGGGGCAAAATTCACTTTCGATCCAGAGGATAATTTCTATTCTGCCGAGGCGAAAAACATGCAGGGCACCTATATGCTTTTAGACGAAGCATCTGTTACCGGAACTGCCAATATTGTGATGGCAGCAAGTATGGCAAAGGACAAAACAACTATTTACAATGCCGCTTGCGAGCCCTATTTGCAACAGCTCTGCAATATGCTCAATAGAATGGGTGCAAAAATCTCTGGTATTGGCTCCAATTTATTGACCATAGAAGGAGTAAACGAATTGGGCGGAACGGACCACCGCCTATTGCCCGATATGATTGAAATTGGGAGTTTTATCGGCTTGGCAGCCATGACCGGTTCTGAAATTACCATAAAGGATGTTCAGGTGGAACACTTGGGCATGATTCCAACTGTTTTCCGCAAATTGGGTATTCAGCTCAATATTGAAAAAGACAATATCCATATTCCTGCGCAAGAGCACTACGAAATACAGACTTTTATCGATGGCTCGGTAATGACCATTGCAGATGCGCCTTGGCCGGGCTTTACACCCGATTTGCTCAGTATAGTTTTGGTGGTAGCAACACAGGCAAGGGGCACGGTATTGATTCACCAAAAAATGTTTGAAAGCCGCTTGTTCTTTGTAGATAAATTGATCGACATGGGGGCGCAGATTATTTTGTGTGATCCACACAGAGCCTCGGTTGTAGGTTTGGATAAAGCCTATCCACTGCGCGGTATTTCCATGTCTTCGCCTGATATCAGGGCGGGTGTTTCACTTTTGATCGCAGCACTTTCTGCCAAAGGCACTTCCCATATTCACAATATCAATCAAATTGACAGGGGCTACCAAAACATCGATCAGCGACTGAACGCTTTGGGCGCTTCTATTAAGCGGGTTTGA
- the miaA gene encoding tRNA (adenosine(37)-N6)-dimethylallyltransferase MiaA: protein MPKTLISIIGPTAIGKTSLGIELAQKFNTDIISVDSRQFYQNMDIGTAKPSPEELKKIPHHFIDMLSVEENYSAGQFEKDALKTIEALFLKKDVLIAVGGSGLYIKALWEGLDEFPEIPVEIRKELNEQLENEGLLFLQNKLKTLDPEFYKSGEIQNPQRVIRALEVCLHSNKAFSEFKNQKRANRSFDILKIGLEMERKNLYERINQRVDQMLEAGLEKEAKAFYPLKKLNALQTVGYQEFFDYFDSKTTKEKAVELIKRNTRRYAKRQLTWFRNQEAIHWFHPAEKKQIFAFVSEKLDKF from the coding sequence ATGCCTAAAACTCTGATTTCAATAATTGGCCCTACTGCTATTGGTAAGACATCCCTTGGCATAGAACTGGCTCAGAAATTCAATACTGATATAATTTCAGTTGATTCCCGTCAATTCTACCAAAATATGGATATAGGCACAGCCAAGCCAAGCCCGGAAGAGCTTAAAAAAATACCACACCATTTTATCGATATGCTTTCTGTAGAAGAAAATTACAGCGCAGGGCAATTTGAAAAGGATGCATTAAAAACAATTGAAGCACTATTTCTTAAAAAAGATGTGCTGATTGCAGTAGGTGGTTCCGGACTATATATCAAAGCATTGTGGGAGGGGCTGGACGAATTTCCTGAAATTCCGGTTGAAATCAGAAAGGAATTGAATGAACAACTTGAAAATGAAGGCTTATTATTTTTACAGAATAAATTAAAAACGCTAGACCCTGAATTCTACAAAAGTGGTGAAATCCAAAACCCGCAACGGGTAATTCGCGCACTTGAAGTTTGCCTGCATTCAAATAAGGCTTTTTCGGAGTTTAAAAATCAAAAACGTGCTAATCGCTCCTTCGATATTTTAAAAATTGGATTGGAAATGGAGCGCAAAAATTTGTATGAGCGCATCAATCAAAGAGTGGATCAAATGCTGGAAGCAGGGCTGGAAAAAGAAGCAAAAGCATTTTATCCTTTAAAGAAGTTGAATGCATTGCAGACAGTAGGTTATCAAGAGTTTTTCGATTATTTCGATTCCAAAACCACAAAGGAAAAAGCAGTAGAATTAATTAAACGCAATACCCGAAGATATGCCAAACGACAATTGACCTGGTTCAGAAATCAGGAAGCAATTCATTGGTTTCACCCCGCAGAAAAAAAACAGATATTTGCCTTCGTTTCTGAAAAGTTGGACAAGTTTTGA
- a CDS encoding metallophosphoesterase family protein: protein MKKILLLSDTHGFLDPALEKYIKAADEVWHAGDIGTNEVTDQLKKWNILRAVYGNIDGKELRLEFPKNQIFELEGVKIFMTHIGGYPSRYAPGILPQIEMHKPNIFICGHSHILKVMPDKKRHLIAMNPGAAGNYGFHKIKTCLRFQLNAGKIEKPEVIELGLRGQVK, encoded by the coding sequence ATGAAAAAAATACTCCTTTTGTCAGACACACATGGCTTTCTTGATCCTGCACTGGAAAAATACATAAAAGCAGCAGATGAAGTATGGCATGCCGGTGATATTGGCACAAATGAAGTAACAGATCAATTGAAAAAATGGAATATACTAAGGGCTGTTTACGGCAATATTGATGGAAAGGAATTGCGTCTGGAATTTCCTAAAAATCAAATTTTTGAATTGGAAGGAGTTAAAATATTTATGACCCATATTGGGGGTTATCCTAGTAGATATGCCCCTGGTATTTTACCACAAATTGAAATGCACAAACCCAATATTTTCATCTGCGGACACTCGCATATCCTGAAAGTGATGCCTGATAAAAAAAGGCATTTAATTGCGATGAACCCTGGGGCAGCAGGAAATTATGGGTTTCACAAAATCAAAACTTGTTTGCGCTTTCAACTGAATGCAGGAAAAATTGAAAAACCGGAAGTCATTGAATTGGGATTGAGAGGGCAGGTAAAGTAA
- a CDS encoding DUF983 domain-containing protein translates to MFKKGSFLYSIFFHKCPRCHESSMFVEENPYKISRLFEMNKTCPVCGQDPELGEIGFYWGAMYIGYALSVGLLLIMIAVAHFIFGLSVLHSIIVVSLIHLILIPYEFRTARMIWVNMFVKYNPNWKNEAPVWKD, encoded by the coding sequence ATGTTTAAAAAGGGCAGCTTTCTGTACAGTATATTTTTTCACAAATGTCCTCGCTGTCATGAGTCGAGCATGTTTGTGGAAGAAAACCCCTATAAGATTTCACGGCTTTTTGAAATGAATAAAACTTGCCCTGTGTGTGGTCAGGATCCCGAGCTTGGAGAAATAGGCTTTTACTGGGGAGCAATGTATATTGGCTATGCGCTAAGTGTGGGTTTGTTATTGATCATGATTGCTGTTGCTCATTTCATTTTTGGACTTAGTGTACTTCATTCAATTATTGTGGTCAGTTTAATTCACTTGATATTAATCCCTTATGAGTTTCGAACAGCTCGAATGATCTGGGTCAATATGTTTGTGAAGTACAATCCAAATTGGAAAAATGAAGCGCCTGTATGGAAAGATTAA
- a CDS encoding toxin-antitoxin system YwqK family antitoxin translates to MLLQNRANKYYLLLLIFPLLFLTEACDKKEKTRDVVLRNYANGEPQVIITFQGKGENEKKIRQIEYYENGKVRSEVNFNGKKEHGKATTWYESGQVKFIEYYNEGLKDSVYRFWHENGQLGAEEYYDNGEITGESKTWFENGKLATHAFHEEGAYEGEFKKWYANGNIMQEGQYSNDKKEGIWRYMGTNGQVESEGGYQDDKKEGFWSYWYKNGQKRAEGNYVKGEKQGKWPFWYSNGKLVAETYFNNGLKDGLWREWYENGQLGFEGNYKDGKEHGTITTWYENGNKKWERNYVMGKEHGTSKTYWPNGKISTIGHFIDGKEHGLFIGYYQNGQKEFERFYEDGKADGDFIRFDRQGNVKERFYFEDGQLIRREN, encoded by the coding sequence ATGCTTCTCCAAAATCGTGCAAATAAATATTATCTGCTGTTGCTTATCTTTCCTTTATTGTTTTTAACAGAGGCATGTGATAAAAAGGAAAAAACGCGTGATGTTGTTCTCAGAAATTATGCAAATGGTGAACCACAGGTAATTATTACTTTTCAAGGAAAAGGAGAAAATGAAAAAAAGATCAGGCAAATTGAATACTATGAAAATGGAAAAGTAAGAAGTGAGGTAAATTTCAATGGTAAAAAAGAACACGGAAAAGCTACTACCTGGTATGAATCAGGACAAGTTAAATTTATAGAATATTACAATGAAGGCCTCAAAGACAGTGTATATCGTTTTTGGCATGAAAACGGCCAATTAGGTGCTGAAGAATATTACGATAATGGTGAAATTACAGGTGAATCTAAAACCTGGTTTGAAAATGGAAAACTTGCTACACATGCTTTTCATGAAGAAGGGGCTTATGAAGGCGAATTTAAAAAGTGGTATGCCAACGGAAATATAATGCAGGAAGGCCAGTATAGCAATGACAAAAAAGAAGGCATATGGCGTTATATGGGCACCAATGGCCAGGTAGAATCAGAGGGGGGGTATCAAGACGATAAAAAAGAAGGATTTTGGTCTTACTGGTATAAAAACGGACAGAAAAGAGCTGAAGGAAATTATGTGAAAGGTGAAAAGCAGGGCAAATGGCCATTTTGGTACTCTAACGGCAAACTCGTAGCAGAAACATACTTTAACAATGGCCTTAAGGACGGGCTATGGCGAGAATGGTATGAAAATGGGCAGTTAGGGTTTGAAGGCAATTACAAAGATGGCAAAGAACACGGCACAATTACGACCTGGTATGAAAATGGCAATAAGAAGTGGGAGCGAAACTATGTTATGGGCAAGGAACACGGAACTTCTAAAACCTATTGGCCTAACGGTAAAATATCAACCATAGGCCACTTTATTGACGGAAAAGAACATGGCTTATTTATTGGATATTATCAGAACGGACAAAAAGAATTTGAACGATTTTATGAAGATGGCAAAGCTGATGGAGATTTTATACGTTTTGACCGTCAGGGTAATGTTAAGGAAAGATTTTACTTTGAAGACGGGCAATTAATCAGGCGCGAGAATTAA
- a CDS encoding aspartate aminotransferase family protein, whose protein sequence is MSTLRQLFLSRVAQTTDFPLLLEIERAEGIYLYDTKGKQYIDLISGISVSNVGHCHPKVVKAVQEQAEKFMFLMVYGEYVYAPHVCFADYLCKQLPSSLDRVYFVNSGSEAVEGAMKTAKKYTGRAEIIHFKNSYHGSSHGALSVMGNEYFKNPFRPLLPGIKALEFNNSEMLDEITDQTACVIAEPVQAESGIHPASEAFMKKLRNKCTETGALLILDEIQTGMGRTGTLFAFEQYGIVPDILLSAKSLGGGMPIGAFITSSAIMSCLKENPILGHITTFGGHPVSCRAGHAALEILLEEGHIDQVEEKGKYLENLLQHPSILAKRRKGLMMSLEFENFEQNKRIIDACIEKGVVTDWFLFSDKCMRIGPPLIISFEQLKNAAEIIIKAIEQNA, encoded by the coding sequence ATGAGCACACTCAGGCAGCTCTTTTTATCCAGAGTAGCGCAAACTACTGATTTTCCATTATTACTTGAAATTGAACGTGCCGAGGGCATCTACCTTTATGACACTAAAGGCAAGCAATATATTGATCTGATTTCTGGTATTAGTGTCAGCAATGTGGGGCATTGTCATCCCAAAGTAGTTAAAGCTGTTCAAGAGCAGGCAGAAAAATTTATGTTTCTGATGGTTTATGGGGAGTATGTGTATGCGCCACATGTATGTTTTGCAGATTACTTATGCAAACAATTGCCAAGTTCACTTGATCGCGTTTATTTCGTCAATTCAGGCTCTGAAGCTGTAGAAGGAGCAATGAAAACTGCCAAAAAATATACCGGAAGAGCTGAGATCATTCACTTTAAAAATTCCTATCACGGCAGTAGCCATGGTGCCTTGAGCGTTATGGGCAATGAATATTTTAAAAACCCCTTCAGGCCGCTATTGCCCGGCATCAAAGCACTGGAATTCAACAACAGCGAAATGCTGGATGAAATCACTGATCAAACTGCCTGTGTGATTGCTGAGCCGGTACAGGCAGAATCAGGTATTCACCCGGCAAGTGAGGCATTTATGAAAAAGCTCAGAAATAAATGTACTGAAACCGGGGCCTTGCTAATATTGGATGAAATTCAAACCGGAATGGGTCGTACAGGGACACTCTTTGCTTTCGAACAATATGGTATTGTTCCAGATATCTTGCTCTCTGCAAAAAGTCTGGGAGGCGGAATGCCAATTGGTGCCTTTATTACCTCTTCAGCAATTATGTCTTGCCTAAAAGAGAACCCCATTCTGGGTCATATTACTACTTTTGGTGGGCATCCTGTTTCATGTCGTGCCGGTCATGCAGCGCTGGAAATTTTACTGGAAGAGGGGCATATCGATCAGGTAGAGGAAAAAGGCAAATACTTGGAAAATTTGCTGCAACATCCTTCGATTCTGGCAAAAAGAAGAAAAGGCCTGATGATGAGTTTGGAGTTCGAAAATTTTGAGCAGAACAAGCGCATTATTGATGCCTGTATTGAAAAAGGTGTGGTTACCGATTGGTTTCTTTTTTCGGATAAATGCATGCGCATTGGTCCTCCGCTAATCATCAGTTTTGAGCAACTGAAGAATGCAGCTGAAATAATCATTAAGGCTATTGAGCAGAATGCTTGA
- a CDS encoding DUF502 domain-containing protein, with translation MKQFGKYLLQGLLLFAPLIITVYIFLATFLWLDNMANDLIETLFGFRFMGLGFVVMILLLAALGWLGSTLLFRPFYNFMEQVFQSTPLLKIIYTSLKDLFSAFVGKEKKFEKVVLVKFAGSEQLQRMGFLTQSDLEGIGLKAKVAVYFPHSYNFSGNLYIVDKSCVTLIDIDVSTAMKFMVSGGVAKI, from the coding sequence ATGAAACAATTCGGAAAATACCTATTGCAAGGTCTGCTTTTATTTGCCCCGCTCATTATCACCGTTTATATTTTTCTGGCCACCTTTCTCTGGCTCGACAATATGGCCAATGACTTGATAGAAACCTTGTTTGGTTTTCGCTTTATGGGGCTGGGTTTTGTGGTAATGATTTTGTTGCTCGCTGCTCTCGGCTGGCTGGGTTCTACCCTTTTGTTCCGTCCATTCTATAATTTTATGGAGCAGGTTTTTCAAAGTACACCTTTGCTTAAAATTATCTACACTTCATTGAAGGATCTGTTTTCTGCTTTTGTGGGGAAAGAGAAAAAGTTTGAAAAAGTAGTGCTGGTCAAATTTGCAGGAAGCGAGCAATTACAAAGAATGGGATTTCTGACACAATCAGATCTTGAAGGCATTGGTTTGAAAGCCAAAGTGGCTGTTTACTTTCCGCATTCTTACAATTTTTCAGGCAATCTGTATATCGTTGACAAAAGCTGTGTAACACTTATTGATATTGACGTATCTACTGCAATGAAATTTATGGTTTCCGGTGGTGTAGCTAAAATTTGA